DNA from Osmerus mordax isolate fOsmMor3 chromosome 2, fOsmMor3.pri, whole genome shotgun sequence:
AATAATTTTGTTTCGGGTCCTCAAGCGCTTCCGCAGTGTGAAATAGGATACCAAACTCTTTATTTAAACCTTTGGCTATGGCCATAATCAAGTTGCATTTAGAAAACAACGCAAACATGATTAAAAACTGCACCTAAGCAAACGACTCTCAAGCATAGGACAGCAACTACTGTATATGCATGCACAGGTACATCCCCTGTTTTGTTAAGTGACTGTATAGACCGGTTGCTGGTACTGTGGTCACGTTTTAAACAGCATATGAACTGGGAATGACATCACTCAACAAAGACAGTTAAGTTATAATATGAACATATAGATTACTGAGGCATTAAGTACATACAGTATCAACATCATTCCCATTACTTACCTCATAGGCTGCCCCCAGGTCTGCGAACTTATCTGCGGCTTCAGGGTCGTCCTGATTTCTGTCCGGGTGAAGCTGAAGAGCCAGCTTTCTGTAAGCCTTCTTTATGTCCTTAACAGTTGCAGACTTACTTACTCCTAAGATCTTATAGAAGTCTCGCCTTGGTAATGAAAAGGAAGCAAATAAGAAATATTTCATAAACTCTGATATCCATAATGTGACTGCCATGGGAGATTAATAAATAGGGGAGCTTTCTAGCTTTCTTTGTGTGCATAGGTCCCTGTATGGTACTTCACTGTAATGGAAAGGATGTTATTATGACACATTATCCAGCTAGCTGGGTATGGTAGCTATAGCTAACTGGCTACATCTGACTGAATATCAAGAGTAGAGCTAAAACAGCTAGCTCGCTAGTTCCATCATTTTTACAATAAATTATGTCCTCTTAACATGATTTAGTGGACATAAAACATCCGCCTCTGTGTGAGATTACACTATTCCAGCATGCAAGTTAGCGCTGTATCACCTTTAGAGCGTTTTCACACTAGAGGAATGGGGTTCAGCAGCGTAGACCAATCACAATGAAACATGTGTACTAGCCGGCGACACTGTTCAACTGGCGGTGTGTCAACTGGCAGAATATAGAGGACCAACCACTTACCCTGCAAGCACTGCCGAGACAAAACACAAGAAAAGACAGCATAAACTGCACAAATTCATCCCTTTGACAGCCATAGATTCGAATATTTCTTCAGAAGGCCAAGAGAATACCCCGGCTTTTTGATATTGCTTCCCTGCTGTCACTCAGCTTCCTTCTGTCAGCGGAGCGCCCGCCCAGATTCTGACCGATGAATTGCCTCCCTTGTTAATGCCCGCCCCCTCTTAAAGAAGTAAAACCTTTACTTTGATCTGGATAAACGTAAGAATTGTTACTATTTTCTCCTTTCTTCTGGAGTTAAATAGCAGGGTACAGTTTTACGTGCATCTCAGATAGTCCTTTAAACATTTATTATAAATGCTTTGTAGTTGTGCAACCTGCCTCAGCAAAAGTCCGTTCAAGCGCGACCCCGTGCGGCTTGTGCAACAGATGAGTATTTGGACCAATGGAGCGCGCCAAATAGGAAGTTGTAGTCGAATGTGTAATGGCAAAAAACATGCCTGAAACATGGAAAATGGTTTTCAAGCTTTTATATTACACATGAAATAAGTTTCAACATTTACTGTAATACCGGAGGAACTACAAATCGTGTGGACTAGTACTGAAAGTGAGTGGCTGATTATGTTGTGTGGCTAAGCAGCTAACTGTAGACTAGCTACTGTAGAGCTATCTGTTTTCCTAGGACACAACCTAGCTAGATTATAGCGAGGCTAGCTAACCGACCTGATCCCTAACGGCAGCACCAAGTAAAGAAGAGTAGTTGGCTAGTCTTGCTTGCTTCATAGCTTTCCCGCATATTGAAACGACTGTTGTTCTTAGTTGTCGGCTAGATAGCTTGCTGACAGCTAGGTTAGTCTAGattgaaaatgttgtcatgggAACCTCAGTGCATCCAAAGCCAGGTAGAAATAGCAGGTAGCCAGCTGTCTGCGGCCAGTGCGGTAAGCAGTCACtgtaatgtttgtttgtgtgtgttgttaagaCTGTTCCAACCTAATTTGGGGGCAAAGGATTTAGCTACAATTTCCATGTTCCAGAGAAGGGCCCTTTCATCCACCAACTCCATTCAACCATTCTAAACATAATTTCCTCTGCCTTCAGCTTTTGTGTCCCATTGGTGTAGTCGTGCATAGACCTGCAAATATAGTTTTATAGTATTATCTGGTTACCTGTAGCATACCAATACCACATATTCACCTAATACTTCTGTGAATGTGTCATTCCAGATATGGATTGGAGCAGTgacaatgtgagtgtgtggcctCGCATGGAGCCCTTCCTTTTGGGAACACTGCAAGCGGCTCCTCCCACCAAGCTCAGCTTGCACTACCTGCGCAAGATGGCGTCCTACGTACGCCTACGAGAGGGCTGCTTCCCTATGCTCGGCTGGCCCATGTGGCGTCACATCGCCTGTGGCAAGCTGCAGCTGCAGGAGGACCTGGCCTGGCTCTACTTTGAGACCTTTGACCTCCTGACTGGCCACCCCCCAGAGGAAAGACTGGAGTGGGCGGAGTCTTTATCGCAGTGCTCGTCACAGAAAGATTTGGACCGCCAGAGGAGCAAGGTGAGTGATGGACAGAGATCTGGATGGGTTCTCCGATCTCAGAGGTTCTCAGTTTTGGGTGTCGGGAGGGACTGTGAAAATATGCTATTATGTTCTCCCTCCTATTGTGTGGTGATAGGGCTCTCTTACAGGGTGTGTTGTGTAGGCTAGTTCTCAGCATTGTCATTGAGCTCTTAGAGTAACAAACTAATGGTGTGGTGCCAACATGCCTTGATGCTGTGTTCAATCTTTTTCCCTTTTCACTCTTTAACTTTCTCCACCCATTCCCtcatctcgttctctctctttattttgctCTGCCAGCTGTGTGTGAACACGCTGCAGTTCCTTCTTTTCCTCTACATCCAACAGCTAAACCATGTGTCTCTTCGCACCTCCCTCATTGGTGAAGAGTGGcccagcccccgtgcccccttcacctcctcagACCGCGAGGCCAAGACCAGCTCCCAAAACAAGGTCCTCAGCATAAAAACACCATGCAATTACATTATAGTTAAAATTTTATTGTTGCACTACAGTTCAGATGTtgggtagctcagtggtagagcatttgactgcagatcaaaaggCTGCAGGTTCAAATTCTCACTTTCCTGTACATTGCTTTGGGAAAAAATGTCActagctaaatgaacacattgttacattattataattattgtcacactgtgcctggtagaaATACAGACAGTTCCTCGGATTTAACTACCAAACTATGGATCAATGCACTTTtgatccttgattatctgctgcactTTTTTTTACATGCACTGTTTTCATGTGGCTTTGGATTAAAATGAATACCTTGCAATATGTAAACGTTTATGGCTCAGATTGCCTAGCACAGAAGGCAACTTCAATAGTGTAAACAGCATTGATGTCATGATGTCTTTTCTGCTGCCTCACCAGTAGAACTGGGATGACCAGGCGCACCTGGGCTTCATCCAGAACCACCTGTGtgagctgctggagctgctggtggAGCCGGGACAACTCTCTGGCTCTGGGCAGGCCATCAGAGACAGCAAGGTCTCATACACATTTTGTGCATTTGTTTTACAATTGTCAAATCAAGAGACGTATTCTATCAGTCATACCTGCTTTTCCCCCCATTCGTACGTCTGTGTCACTGTTTTCAAGCACCACCACATCACTTCAGGTATTTTTCTTGAACGGATTTGATTTACTATCATTTAATATAAGTGTTTGTGGTGTCCAGGTGTCTCTGGAAGCCCTGCCAGGCCTTAGCCTGCTGTTGGAGGGGTCTGTGGGCAATGGTCGGGGGGTACACCCCCTCCACAGGCTGCTCTCCAAAGCACCCTTCCAGGCCCAGGCAGGCTTCTCCAAACTCAGCCGCTCCTTCCCCCTGCATCAGCTCATGTCCTGGCTGCGACAGACCCTAGTCCTCAACCCCTTTGGCATGTCCGCCTGCCTGCGCTCTGGCAAGAAGCTAGCCTGGGCCCAGCAAGGTGGGTTACGCCCCCATAAGTCTCCATGGAGATCCGTGCCATTCACGTGTCCCAGTTTTACCGACAGCTTTTAAAGCGACTTATGGTTGACTTGTGAAAAACCTTTTGTTGAGATGTATGTGTATCTGTCTATGTTTAACTGTACTGGTGTTCGTGTCCTGCAGTTGAGGGTGCCATGAAGAGAGCTAAAATTGCCCGGAACACCCACATGGCCCCTCCAGGAAGCCGCATGGTCCTGATGTCCCAGGTGTTTAGGCAGACTCTGGCCAAGGATTCAGAGAAGCTGGTGGGAGCCAATGTCAAGGTGCACCGCTGCAGCGAGGCTTTCATCTACCTGCTATCCCCTCTCAGGTCAGCTGCTCCCTTCAGATACTGAGTCATATTTGTGGAATCAGTCATATTTGAGGTGTGCTTGATTTCTCTTACAGTATGcatgttaaaaaaacaaaactaaatGTATCTTATACATATTTCCCCTTGGCTCTCCTGCCATAAATTGGCATGTTTTGTAGGTCGGTGAGTCTAGACAAGTGTCGTAACAGCACGGTGGTCTTGGGTCCAGTGGAGACCAGTGTTCACCTCCAGAGCTGTGATAACGTgcggttggtgtgtgtggccgGCCGTTTGGCCGTAGGGGCCTCCTCCAACTGCACCATCCACGCTCTGACCCCCACCCGGCCCTTGCTCCTGCCAGGCAACACCGCTCTAACCCTGGGCCCCTTCCACACATACTACCCTTCCCTGGAGGACCACATGGCCAGGGTGGGGCTGGCAGTGGTGCCCAATGCCTGGGACCAGCCCCTACTGCTGGGAGCAGAAGGCACCACTCTTGACCCGGCTTGCTACCGCCTGCTGCCCCCTGAGGACTTCTACCCCCTGGTGGTGCCTTTCAAGATGGAGGGGGACACATGTGAAGTGCCAGGGGGGTTGCCACCGGTGTACCAGAGGGCCCTGGAGAGTCGTGAGCAGAGGGTGCAAGACTGGCAGAGCACATTAATGGAGGCCAACCTCAACAAGTGAGTGGCAAACACATGAGTAGACTGTTAAGAGGGAGGCCACTCGAATTAACCAACTATTTTAGCTTTCCATTTTGACATGGGAGTCATTAGACAGGAAGCTCTGTATTGTGATTGAGCCTCGCTCCTTTTCAATGTGTTGTGGGGCAAGGGTGAAGCAGGAGAGATTATCGAGGAGTATTTTATGGTGGCAGTAATTATGATGAACTCGAAAGCATTATGGAGCCATTTGTCTTATAAGAGAAGAACGTGAGGATTTTGGTTGGTTTGGTCTAATACGACGTGATGTGTTTGTTCTGTAGAGAACAGCGTCACCAGTTCAAGGCACTGGTGGAGCAGAAGTTTCACGAGTGGCTGCTGGAGACTGGTCACAGACAGGAGCTGGACAGCCTTACCCCTTTCACCGACTCCCCCGAGGACCCCGCGGGAGACCACAGCTCAGCTCAAAGACTACTTGAACCCAAGCCAAGGGACACCGAACAAAAAGGCACCAATTCCAAGCAGGCAATGGGACGGACGCCTATGGCTTGCTGACCTCGGGGGGTTGGGACCTCCTTTCACTGAGGTCCCAACAAACCTTTTTGCTACTGGCCCACTAACAGGCAGCCATGTGTGCAGATGTTCCAGGCAGGCCTGGATCTGCTGAGCGGCACTACAGCCAGGATGGGGGAGAAGGAAGTCTGTCATGGGCCGTAGCAGCCCTCAGTCCCCTCTTCTAACCCATGTAACCCATACAATGTCTGTACCTTCTGCTACTCCCTGAAGTATCCCCATGTGCTTCAAAGTGCCCAGGCACTCCTCAGCATGTAGTCAGACGAACCGTCTATTAAAGGGAGATTCTGCCATTTTTGACCCACCTTTTCCGTGAGTGAATGAGTAAACGCACTCTTGAGGGTTTAAGGGTGGATATTAAAAAGACAGTGATTTTTGTTTGTAACAACACTTGGAGTATGGTAGATGAGTCACGGTACCATGCTGTTAGATACTCAGGATTTCTTCTCAAGTGTATTTTTATGTTCCGTTTACCAATGAAATAATGGGGAATGCAGTTAATGCAGAAGTTGACCATCCATTCTTAAgtaaaaattaataaatgtaaatgctgaTGTACTGTATGAATACATGTTTAGCAATAATTCCTTAATTAATAATAGCCCTTTATCTGGTATGTGGGTGTGATTAATTGGAATAGTATTTGTATAGAGTGAATATAGAGTGAATATGCCAATTCAATAAGCATGGGGGTTAGAATGTGACGACTATCTGCCTCATTAGCTGCCTCGATATATGTATGACCTTTAGGTACTGGAGGCCAATGATCTGTAGATAACAGTGCCTCTTTTTTTGATGAGTACAGCATATGCTAGCTGTATGAAATTGCTGTATTAGAGCAGTTTTCCGTTATAATTCAAGGATTGGTGGACCAGTCAAAAACCTGTACTGTAGAATATGCGTAGAATGCAGGGAACAGTGTGCTAATGTTTCTGACATGTCTTTAAGTTTGATGGCCAGTGTGGTGAAGATGTAAGCGATTGTATTATTATGCCT
Protein-coding regions in this window:
- the tbccd1 gene encoding TBCC domain-containing protein 1, producing the protein MDWSSDNVSVWPRMEPFLLGTLQAAPPTKLSLHYLRKMASYVRLREGCFPMLGWPMWRHIACGKLQLQEDLAWLYFETFDLLTGHPPEERLEWAESLSQCSSQKDLDRQRSKLCVNTLQFLLFLYIQQLNHVSLRTSLIGEEWPSPRAPFTSSDREAKTSSQNKNWDDQAHLGFIQNHLCELLELLVEPGQLSGSGQAIRDSKVSLEALPGLSLLLEGSVGNGRGVHPLHRLLSKAPFQAQAGFSKLSRSFPLHQLMSWLRQTLVLNPFGMSACLRSGKKLAWAQQVEGAMKRAKIARNTHMAPPGSRMVLMSQVFRQTLAKDSEKLVGANVKVHRCSEAFIYLLSPLRSVSLDKCRNSTVVLGPVETSVHLQSCDNVRLVCVAGRLAVGASSNCTIHALTPTRPLLLPGNTALTLGPFHTYYPSLEDHMARVGLAVVPNAWDQPLLLGAEGTTLDPACYRLLPPEDFYPLVVPFKMEGDTCEVPGGLPPVYQRALESREQRVQDWQSTLMEANLNKEQRHQFKALVEQKFHEWLLETGHRQELDSLTPFTDSPEDPAGDHSSAQRLLEPKPRDTEQKGTNSKQAMGRTPMAC